One region of Azoarcus sp. CIB genomic DNA includes:
- a CDS encoding glucoamylase family protein, whose translation MKAGTKLIAYLQQLETQLRAGGWPRTSPDEEPPLRSELFSADQMEQHGKALAAAHRLAPERGPDQLLGRLAANESALVGVCRLLTVAVTENRRITPAGDWLLDNFYLIEEQISTAKRHLPKGYSRELPRLDEGAAGESAGRPRVYDIALEAVAHGDGRVDTESLSRFVAAYQSVTALKLGELWAVPIMLRLALIENLRRVGVRIAAGWAEREQADSWADQMTETAENDPKSLILVIADMARSDPPMVSAFVAELARRLQGRGPALALPLTWIEQRLSESGLTIEQMVQSENQQQAADQVSISNSIGSLRVLGAMDWRDFVESMSVVEQALLQDPANVYARMDFATRDRYRHATEAIARKGRLTEGEVARKAVELARAGAAVDLGGGGVDRAGHVGYYLIDRGLPALEQAAEVRHSSAEALRRKAGRIPLVTYLGAIALITLILTGWLLTQALGAGTSVWALLPIAFVALLAVSQLAVALVNWLATLLVAPHPLPRMDFSDGIPAQSRTLVVVPTMLTSAQNVEDLVEALEVRFLANRDASLHFGLLTDFLDAQQESLPEDGPLMALARTRIEELNEKYGSGEGWIRGDIFFLFHRPRRWNPQERVWMGHERKRGKLADLNALLRGRVRDDAGDHFSLVVGDTAILSGVRYVITLDTDTQLPRDTARQLVAALAHPLNRARYDKDKCRVCEGYAILQPRVSVSLPGTNRSRYARLYGGEPGIDPYTRAVSDVYQDVFGEGSFIGKGIYDVDAFEQALDGCFPENRILSHDLLEGCYARAGLLSDVQVYEDYPARYSADVSRRHRWIRGDWQLAGWLLRRVPGEDRCRRPNPLSMLSQWKLVDNLRRSLVPAALTLLLLCGWTLLAPAWLWTLAVIGVLLIPSVCAAILDLLRKPDEVLLRQHLAAVANSAARRLMQMGFELACLPYEAFFSLDAIVRTAWRMLVGRRRLLEWKPSSEVDRELAERRRSEAAACWRSMWAGPVLAAVTAAWLVVAAPMVLVVAGPILLLWFASPGIAWWISRPLARRTAALTVDQSFFLRALARRTWAFFDTFVGADDHWLPPDNYQEYRVAAIAHRTSPTNIGMALLANLSAYDFGYITAGRFIERTTNTLRTMDALERHRGHFYNWYDTQTLQPLPPLYVSTVDSGNLAGHLLTLRAGLLALADERILAGQLFDGLSDTLRVFAEVADTTDKAAAGPLAEFRSALEAVSASPPDTLAAAHSTLMRLATGASELAAQVVVSLDAGDGSAPERAAKGADAQGWAQALARQCQDALDELGFLAPWLALPAASDGLEAQVAERVPEGVAECVDLSGIPTLRALATAGSSPAQDRMAAIERLALQCGELAQMDYDFLFDKTRHLLTIGYNVQERRLDASYYDLLASEARLCSFVAIAQGQLPQESWFTLGRLLTATGGEPVLLSWSGSMFEYLMPLLVMPNYDNTLLDQTCKAAVARQIEYGAQRGVPWGISESGYNTVDMHLNYQYRAFGVPGLGLKRGLADDLVIAPYASVLALMVAPEEACLNLQRLAAAGFLGKFGFFEAIDYTPARQRRGQSHVVVRSFMAHHQGMSLLALAYLLLDRPMQRRFESDRLFQAIMLLLQERIPKATALFAHTAQLSEVRATSVTAETQIRVFNTPHTPIPEVQLLSNGRYHVMVTNAGGGYSRWKDLAVTRWREDGTCDNRGTFCYVREVTGGAGGEFWSAAYQPTLKRPTTYEAIFSEGRAEFRRRDAVDGGDGDFETYTEIVVSPEDDIELRRIRITNRSGLRREIEVTSYAEVVIAPPAADALHPAFSNLFVQTEILRERCAILCTRRPRSAGEQAPWMLHLMAVHGADVGEASYETDRLRFIGRTRSAVDPLAMSDPGPLSGTDGSVLDPIVAIRHRIALDPEQSVTIDIVSGISDTRDAAVSLIQKYFDRHLADRVFDLTWTHSQVVLRQLNASEADSQLHARLASSVIHANASLRADPAVLIKNRRGQSGLWGYAISGDLPIVLLQIGDSANIDLVRQLVQAHAYWRLKGLAVDLVIWNEEHSGYRQRLQEQIMGLIASGTEASVIDRPGGIFVRPAEQMSGEDRILLQSVARAIITDGRGTLVEQLDRRPLAEPRPPRFVPSRAQRTEGSAVAEPPRRDLILFNGLGGFTPDGREYVMALAPGEVTPAPWVNVLANPHFGTIVSESGAAYTWSENAHEYRVTPWHNDPVSDLGGEALYLRDEESGQFWSPTPLPARADASYVVRHGFGYSVFETRFAGIWSELRVFVALDAAVKFSVLKVRNESGRPRRLSVTGYVEWVLGDLGAKSAMHVSTEIDPRSGALYARNPYSMEFADRVAFFDVDDPTRNLSGDRTEFLGRNGTLRNPAAMSRSRLSGKVGAALDPCGAIQVNFELGDGQERDIVFRLGAGRNVEDAGKLVQRFRGSLAARGALEAVQQHWTHTLGAVQVETPDPSVNVLTNGWLVYQTLACRIWARSGYYQSGGAFGFRDQLQDVMALIHAEPALVRAHLLLCASRQFREGDVQHWWHPPAGRGVRTRCSDDYLWLPLAVCRYVTGTGDVAVLDEAVHFLEGRPVNPEDDSYYDLPGRSVDVDSLYQHCVRAIRHGLRFGERGLPLIGAGDWNDGMNLVGIKGKGESVWLGFFLCEVLRQFVVVARAHGDAPFAEQCVEEGAQLRRNIEQHAWDGQWYRRAWFDDGTPLGSAGNVECRIDSISQSWSVLSGAGDEERSRRAMKAVDEHLVRRDYALVQLLDPPFDKSNLDPGYIRGYVPGVRENGGQYTHGAIWAAMAFAALGDGARAWELLTLINPVNHALSAQGVATYKTEPYVVAADVYALAPHIGRGGWSWYTGSAGWMYRLIVESLLGLRLAGDILHLAPCLPADWHAYKIHYRYRDTVYHIAVAQMRVGDDRESGVTSVTVDGVERPDKAIPLVDDRQEHLVEVRVHAK comes from the coding sequence TTGAAAGCCGGCACGAAGCTCATCGCATATTTGCAGCAGTTGGAGACGCAGCTTCGCGCCGGCGGCTGGCCACGGACCTCGCCCGACGAGGAGCCGCCGCTGCGATCGGAATTGTTCAGCGCCGATCAGATGGAGCAGCATGGCAAGGCGCTCGCGGCGGCGCACCGATTGGCCCCGGAGCGAGGCCCGGACCAGCTTCTGGGGCGATTGGCGGCAAATGAGAGCGCCCTGGTCGGCGTGTGCAGGCTGCTGACCGTTGCGGTGACGGAGAACCGCCGCATTACGCCGGCCGGGGACTGGCTGCTCGACAATTTTTATCTCATCGAAGAGCAGATCAGCACGGCCAAGCGGCACCTGCCCAAAGGCTACAGTCGCGAGCTGCCGCGCCTGGATGAGGGCGCAGCGGGGGAGTCCGCCGGACGGCCGCGGGTCTATGACATTGCGCTGGAGGCGGTGGCGCATGGCGACGGTCGCGTGGATACCGAAAGTCTCAGCCGCTTCGTCGCCGCCTACCAGAGCGTGACGGCCCTCAAGCTGGGTGAATTGTGGGCGGTACCGATCATGCTGCGGCTGGCATTGATCGAGAATCTGCGTCGCGTCGGGGTGCGTATCGCCGCCGGGTGGGCTGAGCGGGAGCAGGCCGATTCGTGGGCGGACCAGATGACCGAGACCGCCGAGAATGATCCGAAGAGCCTGATCCTGGTGATTGCGGATATGGCGCGTTCGGACCCGCCGATGGTCAGCGCGTTTGTCGCCGAACTCGCGCGCCGCCTGCAGGGGCGGGGGCCTGCACTGGCCCTGCCGCTGACCTGGATCGAGCAGCGCCTCTCCGAGTCGGGCCTGACCATCGAGCAGATGGTGCAGTCGGAGAACCAGCAACAGGCCGCCGATCAGGTGTCCATCAGCAACAGCATCGGCAGTCTCCGCGTTCTGGGCGCGATGGACTGGCGCGACTTCGTCGAAAGCATGAGCGTCGTCGAGCAGGCATTGCTGCAGGACCCGGCCAACGTCTACGCTCGCATGGATTTTGCCACCCGCGACCGTTACCGCCATGCAACGGAAGCCATCGCGCGAAAGGGCCGCCTGACCGAGGGCGAAGTGGCCCGCAAGGCGGTCGAACTGGCGCGCGCCGGCGCGGCGGTCGATCTCGGCGGCGGGGGCGTTGATCGGGCAGGGCACGTCGGTTACTACCTCATCGACCGGGGCCTGCCCGCGCTCGAGCAGGCGGCGGAAGTCCGTCATTCCAGCGCCGAGGCCTTGCGCCGGAAGGCAGGCCGGATTCCGCTGGTCACGTATCTGGGCGCGATCGCGCTGATCACCTTGATCCTTACCGGGTGGCTGCTGACGCAGGCGCTCGGCGCCGGCACCTCCGTCTGGGCGCTGCTGCCGATTGCCTTCGTCGCGTTGCTGGCGGTGAGCCAGTTGGCCGTGGCGCTGGTGAACTGGCTGGCAACGCTGCTGGTGGCGCCGCATCCGCTGCCCAGGATGGACTTCTCGGACGGGATTCCGGCGCAATCGCGCACGCTGGTGGTGGTCCCGACCATGCTCACCAGTGCGCAAAACGTCGAGGATCTGGTCGAGGCGCTGGAAGTCCGGTTTCTGGCCAATCGCGATGCAAGCCTGCACTTCGGTCTGCTGACCGATTTTCTGGACGCGCAGCAGGAATCGCTCCCCGAGGACGGCCCGCTGATGGCGTTGGCGCGGACGCGGATTGAAGAGCTGAACGAGAAGTACGGCAGCGGCGAGGGCTGGATCCGGGGCGACATTTTCTTCCTCTTCCACCGCCCGCGGCGCTGGAACCCGCAGGAACGGGTGTGGATGGGACATGAGCGCAAGCGCGGCAAGCTCGCGGACCTGAACGCACTGCTGCGGGGGCGCGTGCGCGATGACGCCGGGGACCACTTCTCGCTCGTCGTCGGGGATACGGCGATCCTGTCCGGCGTGAGGTACGTCATCACCCTGGACACCGATACGCAATTGCCGCGCGATACGGCGAGGCAGCTGGTCGCCGCCCTGGCGCACCCGCTGAATCGCGCACGCTACGACAAGGACAAATGTCGCGTGTGCGAAGGCTATGCGATCCTGCAGCCGCGCGTGTCGGTCAGCCTGCCGGGGACGAACCGTTCGCGCTATGCGCGCCTGTACGGCGGGGAACCGGGCATCGACCCGTACACGCGCGCGGTGTCGGACGTCTATCAGGACGTGTTCGGCGAAGGCTCGTTCATCGGCAAGGGGATCTACGACGTCGATGCGTTCGAGCAGGCGCTCGACGGGTGCTTTCCGGAAAATCGCATCCTCAGTCACGACCTTCTCGAAGGCTGTTATGCGCGCGCCGGGCTGTTGAGCGACGTGCAGGTGTACGAGGACTATCCCGCCCGCTACAGCGCGGACGTGAGCCGCCGTCATCGCTGGATCCGGGGCGACTGGCAGCTAGCGGGATGGTTGCTGCGGCGCGTCCCGGGGGAGGATCGCTGCCGCCGGCCGAACCCGCTGTCGATGCTGTCGCAGTGGAAGCTGGTCGACAACTTGCGCCGCAGTCTCGTCCCGGCGGCGCTGACGCTGCTGTTGCTGTGCGGATGGACGCTCCTGGCGCCGGCGTGGTTGTGGACGCTGGCGGTGATCGGCGTCCTGCTGATTCCCTCCGTGTGCGCCGCCATCCTCGATCTGCTGCGCAAGCCGGATGAGGTGCTGTTGCGCCAGCACCTCGCAGCGGTTGCAAACTCGGCAGCACGGCGCTTGATGCAGATGGGGTTCGAGCTGGCCTGCCTGCCGTATGAGGCGTTTTTCAGCCTCGATGCGATCGTGCGCACGGCCTGGCGGATGCTCGTCGGGCGCAGACGGCTGCTCGAATGGAAACCGTCGAGCGAAGTCGATCGCGAGTTGGCCGAGCGTCGCCGCAGCGAGGCTGCCGCGTGCTGGCGGTCGATGTGGGCGGGCCCCGTACTTGCCGCGGTGACGGCGGCCTGGCTGGTGGTTGCGGCGCCGATGGTGCTGGTGGTGGCGGGGCCGATCCTGCTGTTGTGGTTCGCGTCGCCCGGCATCGCGTGGTGGATCAGTCGCCCGCTGGCGCGCCGCACCGCGGCCCTGACGGTCGACCAGTCCTTCTTCCTGCGTGCGCTGGCGCGCCGCACCTGGGCGTTCTTCGACACCTTCGTCGGCGCGGACGACCACTGGTTGCCGCCTGACAATTATCAGGAGTATCGCGTTGCCGCGATCGCGCATCGCACGTCGCCGACGAATATCGGGATGGCCTTGCTGGCGAATCTGTCCGCGTACGACTTCGGCTACATCACCGCCGGACGGTTCATCGAGCGCACGACCAATACCCTGCGCACGATGGACGCGCTGGAGCGGCACCGCGGGCATTTCTACAACTGGTACGACACGCAGACGCTGCAACCTTTGCCGCCGCTGTATGTGTCGACCGTGGACAGCGGCAACCTCGCCGGCCACCTGCTGACCTTGCGTGCCGGTCTGCTCGCGTTGGCCGATGAAAGGATCCTGGCAGGGCAACTGTTCGACGGCCTGAGCGACACGCTCAGGGTTTTCGCGGAGGTCGCCGATACGACGGACAAGGCGGCTGCGGGCCCGTTGGCGGAGTTCAGGAGCGCACTGGAAGCCGTTTCCGCCTCCCCCCCGGATACCCTCGCAGCGGCGCATTCGACCCTGATGCGGCTCGCGACCGGCGCCAGCGAACTCGCCGCGCAGGTTGTCGTCAGCCTCGATGCCGGGGATGGCTCGGCGCCCGAGCGCGCCGCGAAGGGCGCGGATGCGCAAGGGTGGGCGCAGGCGCTTGCCCGGCAATGCCAGGACGCGCTGGATGAACTGGGCTTCCTCGCGCCGTGGCTGGCGCTGCCGGCCGCATCGGATGGCTTGGAGGCGCAAGTCGCCGAACGTGTCCCCGAAGGTGTCGCCGAATGTGTCGACCTGAGCGGAATCCCGACCCTGCGCGCGCTGGCGACGGCAGGGAGCAGCCCTGCCCAGGACAGGATGGCGGCCATCGAGCGCCTGGCGCTGCAATGCGGCGAACTGGCGCAGATGGACTATGACTTCCTGTTCGACAAGACGCGGCACCTGCTGACCATCGGCTACAACGTCCAGGAGCGCCGGCTGGATGCGAGTTACTACGACCTGCTGGCCTCCGAAGCGCGCTTGTGCAGTTTCGTGGCCATTGCCCAGGGGCAGTTGCCGCAGGAAAGCTGGTTCACGCTCGGACGCCTGCTCACCGCCACCGGTGGCGAGCCGGTGCTGCTGTCGTGGAGCGGATCGATGTTCGAGTACCTCATGCCGCTGCTGGTGATGCCGAACTACGACAATACGCTGCTCGACCAGACCTGCAAGGCGGCGGTGGCGCGGCAGATCGAGTACGGAGCCCAGCGCGGTGTGCCGTGGGGCATCTCGGAATCCGGCTACAACACCGTCGACATGCACCTCAATTACCAGTACCGCGCCTTCGGCGTGCCGGGGCTGGGACTCAAGCGCGGGTTGGCCGACGATCTGGTGATCGCGCCCTATGCCTCGGTGCTCGCGCTTATGGTGGCGCCCGAAGAGGCGTGCCTGAACCTGCAGCGACTCGCGGCCGCGGGCTTCCTCGGCAAGTTCGGCTTCTTCGAGGCGATCGACTACACGCCGGCACGCCAGCGTCGCGGGCAATCGCACGTGGTGGTGCGCTCATTCATGGCCCACCACCAGGGCATGAGCCTGCTGGCGCTGGCCTATCTGCTGCTCGACCGCCCGATGCAGCGCCGCTTCGAGTCGGACCGTCTGTTCCAGGCGATCATGCTGCTGCTGCAGGAGCGCATCCCGAAGGCCACGGCCTTGTTTGCGCATACGGCGCAACTCTCGGAAGTGCGCGCGACGTCGGTCACGGCGGAAACACAGATCCGGGTGTTCAACACCCCGCATACGCCGATACCCGAGGTGCAGCTGCTGTCGAACGGCCGTTACCACGTGATGGTTACGAACGCGGGGGGTGGCTACAGCCGCTGGAAGGATCTCGCCGTCACGCGCTGGCGTGAAGACGGTACCTGCGACAACCGCGGAACGTTCTGCTATGTCCGCGAAGTGACCGGCGGGGCAGGCGGTGAGTTCTGGTCGGCCGCCTATCAGCCGACGCTCAAGCGCCCCACGACGTACGAGGCCATCTTCTCCGAAGGACGCGCCGAGTTTCGCCGCCGCGACGCGGTTGATGGCGGCGATGGCGATTTCGAGACCTACACCGAGATCGTCGTGTCGCCCGAGGACGATATCGAGCTGCGCCGGATCCGTATCACCAATCGATCGGGCCTGCGCCGGGAGATCGAGGTTACGAGCTATGCAGAGGTCGTGATTGCGCCGCCGGCTGCGGATGCGCTGCATCCGGCCTTCAGCAATCTTTTCGTGCAGACAGAGATCCTGCGCGAGCGTTGCGCGATCCTGTGCACGCGCCGGCCCCGCTCCGCGGGCGAACAGGCGCCGTGGATGCTGCACCTGATGGCGGTGCATGGTGCGGACGTCGGCGAAGCGTCCTACGAGACCGATCGCCTGCGTTTCATCGGCCGTACGAGAAGCGCCGTCGATCCGCTGGCGATGAGCGACCCTGGCCCGCTCTCGGGCACCGACGGTTCGGTGCTGGATCCGATCGTCGCCATCCGTCATCGCATCGCCCTCGATCCGGAGCAGTCCGTCACGATCGACATCGTGTCGGGCATCAGTGACACCCGCGACGCGGCCGTGAGCCTGATCCAGAAATACTTCGACCGGCACCTTGCGGACCGCGTCTTCGACCTGACCTGGACCCACAGCCAGGTGGTGCTGCGCCAGCTCAATGCCAGCGAGGCCGACTCGCAACTGCATGCACGTCTGGCCAGCTCGGTCATCCATGCCAACGCCTCCCTGCGCGCCGATCCGGCGGTGCTCATCAAGAATCGCCGCGGGCAGTCAGGGCTATGGGGTTACGCCATCTCCGGCGACCTGCCGATCGTGCTGCTGCAGATCGGGGATTCGGCCAATATCGATCTCGTCCGCCAACTCGTGCAGGCCCACGCCTATTGGCGGCTCAAGGGACTCGCGGTGGACCTGGTGATCTGGAACGAGGAGCACTCCGGTTACCGGCAACGCCTGCAGGAACAGATCATGGGGCTGATTGCCTCCGGAACCGAGGCGAGCGTGATCGACCGGCCGGGGGGCATCTTCGTGCGGCCGGCGGAGCAGATGTCGGGCGAAGACCGCATCCTGCTGCAGTCGGTGGCGCGCGCCATCATCACCGACGGCCGCGGTACGCTGGTGGAACAACTCGACCGTCGCCCCCTTGCGGAACCACGGCCACCGCGTTTTGTGCCGAGTCGCGCGCAACGCACCGAAGGGTCGGCCGTCGCCGAGCCGCCGCGCCGCGATCTGATCCTGTTCAACGGGCTCGGCGGATTCACGCCCGACGGGCGTGAGTACGTCATGGCGCTCGCGCCCGGTGAGGTGACGCCGGCGCCGTGGGTGAACGTCCTCGCAAACCCCCACTTCGGGACGATCGTCTCGGAGAGCGGCGCCGCCTACACGTGGAGCGAGAACGCGCACGAATACCGCGTCACACCCTGGCACAACGACCCGGTGAGCGACCTGGGCGGTGAAGCCCTGTACCTGCGCGACGAAGAGAGCGGCCAGTTCTGGTCGCCCACACCGCTGCCTGCCCGTGCCGATGCGTCCTACGTCGTCCGGCACGGATTCGGCTACAGCGTCTTCGAAACGCGATTCGCGGGCATCTGGTCGGAACTGCGGGTGTTTGTGGCGCTGGATGCCGCGGTCAAGTTCTCGGTGTTGAAAGTCCGAAACGAATCGGGGCGTCCGCGCCGGCTCTCGGTGACCGGCTACGTCGAGTGGGTGCTGGGAGATCTCGGTGCGAAGTCGGCCATGCATGTCAGCACCGAGATCGACCCCCGCAGCGGTGCGCTGTACGCGCGCAACCCTTACAGCATGGAGTTTGCCGATCGGGTGGCCTTCTTCGACGTGGATGACCCCACGCGCAACCTGAGCGGCGACCGCACGGAATTCCTCGGGCGCAACGGCACCCTGCGCAATCCGGCGGCGATGAGCCGTTCGCGCCTGTCCGGCAAGGTGGGCGCCGCCCTCGACCCGTGCGGTGCGATCCAGGTGAATTTCGAGCTGGGCGACGGGCAGGAGCGCGACATCGTCTTCCGCCTCGGCGCAGGGCGCAACGTCGAAGATGCCGGCAAGCTCGTGCAGCGCTTCCGCGGCAGCCTGGCCGCGCGCGGTGCGCTGGAAGCGGTGCAGCAGCACTGGACGCACACGCTCGGCGCGGTGCAGGTGGAAACGCCCGATCCGTCCGTGAATGTGCTGACCAACGGCTGGTTGGTGTACCAGACGCTGGCGTGTCGCATCTGGGCCCGCAGCGGCTATTACCAGTCGGGTGGCGCCTTCGGTTTCCGCGACCAGTTGCAGGATGTGATGGCGCTGATCCACGCCGAGCCTGCGCTGGTGCGCGCGCACCTGTTGCTATGCGCGAGCCGTCAGTTCCGGGAGGGCGACGTCCAGCACTGGTGGCATCCGCCGGCAGGCCGGGGGGTGCGCACGCGTTGTTCGGACGACTACCTGTGGCTGCCGCTGGCGGTGTGCCGCTACGTAACGGGCACCGGCGACGTCGCGGTGCTGGATGAGGCCGTGCACTTCCTCGAAGGCCGCCCGGTCAATCCGGAAGATGACTCCTACTACGATCTGCCCGGCCGCTCGGTCGACGTGGACAGCCTGTACCAGCACTGCGTGCGAGCCATCCGCCACGGTCTGCGCTTCGGCGAACGCGGTCTCCCGCTGATCGGTGCCGGCGACTGGAACGACGGCATGAATCTGGTGGGGATCAAGGGCAAGGGCGAGAGCGTCTGGCTGGGCTTCTTCCTGTGCGAAGTGCTCAGGCAGTTCGTCGTGGTGGCGAGGGCGCACGGTGATGCGCCCTTCGCCGAGCAGTGCGTGGAGGAGGGCGCGCAGCTGCGCCGGAACATCGAGCAGCACGCCTGGGACGGCCAATGGTACCGCCGCGCCTGGTTCGACGATGGCACGCCGCTCGGCTCCGCGGGCAACGTCGAATGCCGCATCGATTCGATCTCGCAGAGCTGGTCGGTGCTGTCCGGGGCCGGCGACGAGGAGCGCTCGCGCAGGGCCATGAAGGCGGTCGACGAACACCTCGTGCGCCGCGACTACGCGCTCGTGCAGCTACTCGATCCGCCCTTCGACAAGTCGAACCTAGACCCCGGCTACATCCGCGGCTACGTGCCGGG
- a CDS encoding AI-2E family transporter: MTHSGDIPAAAPVKPEPRAGAGNDVAESVATESVIVPAAVADDATAPTVDMGTDARGLALGILATVAVVFALEWAQGFFISMLLGILFAYTLNPLVVWLERIRVPRVAGSVVVMVGVVCALGLGTFSLRGQMQTILDQVPDAVSKLSAGLNSLRKGEASTMQKVQTAASEIEKVTSQAAGMGTTPRQPATRVVVDSPGFKLGNFLLVGSMGAVGMIGQAAMVLFLTFFLLLSGDTYKRKLVRLTGPSISSKKITVHILDDINESIQRYMFMLLATNVLVGVLTWIALRWVGLDNAGAWAVAAGLLHIIPYFGPAVAAVGIGMAAFMQFDVLSTALLVAGATVAIATFVGTFVTTWMTGRIAKMNTAAVFVSLLFWAWLWGVWGLLLSIPITVIAKVVTQHVEELESVAELLGE, translated from the coding sequence ATGACACACTCCGGCGACATTCCGGCTGCAGCGCCCGTGAAGCCGGAACCCCGGGCCGGCGCAGGAAACGATGTCGCGGAGTCGGTCGCTACGGAGTCGGTCATTGTCCCGGCTGCGGTTGCCGACGATGCGACCGCGCCCACGGTCGATATGGGAACGGATGCGCGAGGCCTGGCGCTGGGCATCCTCGCCACCGTGGCGGTGGTGTTCGCGTTGGAGTGGGCGCAGGGCTTCTTCATCTCGATGCTGCTCGGGATTCTGTTCGCCTACACGCTGAACCCGCTCGTGGTGTGGCTTGAGCGGATCAGGGTTCCGCGCGTGGCGGGTTCCGTCGTGGTGATGGTGGGGGTCGTGTGTGCGCTCGGCCTGGGGACATTCTCCTTGCGCGGGCAGATGCAGACGATCCTCGATCAGGTGCCCGACGCGGTCAGCAAATTGTCGGCCGGCCTCAACAGTCTGCGCAAAGGCGAGGCGAGCACGATGCAGAAGGTGCAGACCGCGGCGAGCGAGATCGAGAAGGTCACGAGCCAGGCTGCAGGCATGGGCACCACGCCGCGGCAGCCGGCGACGCGCGTCGTCGTCGATTCACCCGGCTTCAAGCTCGGCAACTTCCTTTTGGTGGGCTCCATGGGGGCCGTGGGGATGATCGGCCAGGCAGCCATGGTGCTGTTCCTGACCTTCTTCCTGCTGCTTTCCGGCGATACCTACAAGAGGAAGCTGGTGCGCCTTACGGGTCCCTCGATCTCGAGCAAGAAGATCACCGTACACATCCTCGACGACATCAACGAATCGATCCAGCGCTACATGTTCATGTTGCTGGCGACCAATGTGCTGGTGGGCGTGCTCACCTGGATCGCGTTGCGCTGGGTGGGGCTCGATAACGCCGGTGCCTGGGCCGTGGCGGCAGGGCTGCTGCACATCATCCCGTACTTCGGTCCGGCCGTGGCGGCTGTCGGCATCGGCATGGCGGCCTTCATGCAGTTCGACGTCCTGTCGACGGCCTTGCTGGTCGCGGGGGCGACAGTGGCGATCGCGACCTTCGTCGGCACCTTCGTCACCACCTGGATGACTGGCCGGATCGCCAAGATGAACACGGCCGCCGTATTCGTCTCGCTGCTGTTCTGGGCATGGCTGTGGGGGGTCTGGGGCTTGTTGCTGAGCATTCCGATCACCGTCATCGCGAAGGTGGTGACGCAGCATGTGGAGGAACTCGAGTCGGTGGCGGAGTTGCTTGGAGAGTAG
- a CDS encoding BON domain-containing protein: MKQFGKYISAFFLALTLVTAVGCSSSPKQEGTAEYIDDSVITTKVKAAILKEPSLKVAEINVETFKGVVQLSGFVAEQGDIAKAAQVARGVGGVKSVKNDLRLK; the protein is encoded by the coding sequence ATGAAACAGTTCGGCAAATATATTTCCGCATTTTTCCTGGCCCTTACGTTGGTGACGGCAGTGGGTTGTTCATCCAGCCCGAAGCAGGAGGGGACCGCTGAGTACATCGACGACAGTGTCATCACGACGAAGGTGAAGGCGGCGATCCTCAAGGAGCCCTCGCTGAAAGTTGCAGAAATCAACGTCGAGACATTCAAGGGCGTCGTGCAACTGAGCGGCTTTGTGGCCGAGCAGGGCGACATCGCCAAGGCGGCCCAGGTGGCACGCGGCGTGGGCGGCGTGAAATCGGTCAAGAACGACCTGCGGCTCAAGTGA
- a CDS encoding DUF883 family protein, with protein MNDLTHGHGNVEEMKDKLVRDLKSVGADADGLLKEVASSTAEEFAAVRTKIEGKLVEAKSRLDSSRHAVAEKAKRSADATHEYVVENPWKVLGLAAAAGIIVGILMSRR; from the coding sequence ATGAACGATCTGACCCACGGCCATGGCAATGTCGAAGAGATGAAGGACAAACTGGTGAGGGATCTGAAAAGCGTAGGCGCCGATGCCGACGGCCTGCTGAAGGAGGTCGCCAGTTCCACCGCAGAGGAATTCGCGGCGGTTCGCACGAAGATCGAAGGCAAGCTCGTCGAGGCGAAATCCAGACTCGACAGTTCGCGACATGCGGTTGCGGAAAAGGCCAAGCGTTCCGCAGACGCCACTCATGAGTATGTAGTCGAGAACCCCTGGAAAGTCCTCGGACTTGCCGCGGCGGCGGGAATCATCGTCGGAATCCTGATGAGCCGCCGTTGA
- a CDS encoding DUF3309 family protein, with amino-acid sequence MGTILLIILVLMLIGAIPAWPHSRGWGYGPSGGLGLVVLILLILLLLGKI; translated from the coding sequence ATCGGAACAATTCTGCTGATCATTCTGGTGTTGATGCTGATCGGCGCGATTCCAGCCTGGCCGCATAGCCGGGGTTGGGGATACGGTCCCAGCGGTGGTCTCGGGCTGGTAGTGTTGATCCTGCTCATCCTGCTGCTGTTGGGCAAGATATAG
- a CDS encoding DUF1328 domain-containing protein, with protein sequence MLYYAAVFLIIALIAGLLGFTGIAAGAVEIAKILFFIFLILFIVSLVMGFRGRK encoded by the coding sequence ATGCTGTATTACGCCGCGGTGTTCCTGATCATCGCACTGATCGCTGGGCTGCTCGGCTTTACCGGCATCGCTGCCGGTGCCGTCGAGATCGCCAAGATCCTGTTCTTCATTTTCCTCATCCTCTTTATCGTCTCGCTTGTGATGGGATTCAGAGGTCGAAAGTGA